One window from the genome of Epinephelus moara isolate mb chromosome 5, YSFRI_EMoa_1.0, whole genome shotgun sequence encodes:
- the LOC126389921 gene encoding caspase-6-like isoform X1, with amino-acid sequence MSSTAEDICGGGVAKDSKTATDRTALDPAEEYKMDNKRRGLALIFNQERFNWRLGLNDRRGTKADRDNLEKRLKELKFEVRAYDDLGKKEVKDRITEAAEDDHSDADCFLLVFLSHGEKDHVNTYNDKISIEDITSPFKGDKCRSLVGKPKIFIFQACRGQMYDDPVTACGGAGGAHSVFETNEVVVEASGVHTLPAGADFIMCYSVAEGYYSLRETIKGSWYIQDLCELLQEYGNSLEFTELLTLVNRKVSMRSVEKSRDRNAIGKKQVPCFASMLTKKLYFRPKK; translated from the exons CTTTGGATCCTGCAGAGGAGTACAAGATGGACAACAAACGACGAGGCCTTGCACTCATCTTTAACCAAGAGCGCTTCAACTGGCGCCTGGGGCTAAATGACAGGCGTGGAACCAAGGCTGACCGAGACAACTTGGAGAAAAG ACTGAAGGAGCTAAAATTTGAAGTGAGGGCTTATGATGACCTCGGAAAGAAGGAAGTCAAAGATAGAATCACTGAAG CCGCAGAAGACGACCATTCAGATGCAGACTGCTTTTTGCTCGTCTTCCTGAGCCACGGGGAGAAAGATCACGTTAACACCTACAATGACAAGATCAGCATTGAGGATATCACATCCCCGTTCAAAGGAGACAAGTGCAGGAGCCTCGTAGGAAAGCCAAAGATCTTTATATTTCAG GCATGCCGCGGTCAAATGTATGATGATCCAGTTACTGCCTGTGGTGGAGCCGGTGGAGCGCATAGTGTGTTCGAGACAAACGAGGTGGTGGTGGAAGCCAGCGGTGTACACACTCTCCCTGCTGGGGCTGATTTCATCATGTGCTACTCTGTGGCTGAAG GTTACTATTCCCTCCGGGAGACGATCAAAGGTTCCTGGTATATTCAGGATCTGTGTGAGCTGCTTCAGGAGTATGGAAACTCCCTTGAATTCACAGAATTACTGACGCTGGTCAACAGGAAAGTGTCGATGAGGAGTGTTGAGAAAAGTAGAGACAGGAATGCCATTGGGAAGAAGCAAGTACCTTGCTTTGCTTCAATGCTCACCAAGAAACTTTACTTCCGACCAAAGAAGTAA